From the genome of Haloarcula limicola, one region includes:
- a CDS encoding DUF1850 domain-containing protein codes for MSRKFAVAAALLAVLALGTASAVPAQRVLVVEDTQTGETYLTVPIENGTTVALEYTHSVEKTRVYDGYTVDGDQLVMTRMEFESYGWGLPSRANVTRENGTFVYDPPGSLTRLTVAPGSVAGHRLHVGNRTYDLVALTDERSVDIHVTQRSALAAAIHLLDP; via the coding sequence ATGAGTCGGAAATTCGCCGTCGCCGCTGCGCTCCTCGCGGTGCTGGCGCTCGGCACCGCGTCGGCAGTCCCCGCGCAGCGCGTTCTCGTCGTCGAAGACACGCAGACCGGCGAGACGTACCTGACGGTCCCGATCGAGAACGGGACGACCGTCGCGCTCGAATACACCCACAGCGTCGAGAAGACGCGCGTCTACGACGGCTACACCGTCGACGGCGACCAGCTCGTGATGACGCGCATGGAGTTCGAATCCTACGGCTGGGGGCTCCCGAGCCGCGCGAACGTCACCCGCGAGAACGGCACCTTCGTCTACGACCCGCCGGGCTCGCTCACCCGACTCACCGTCGCGCCCGGTAGCGTCGCCGGCCACCGACTGCACGTCGGGAACCGCACTTACGACCTGGTCGCGCTGACCGACGAGCGCTCGGTCGACATCCACGTCACGCAGCGCTCCGCGCTCGCGGCCGCGATACATCTACTCGACCCATGA
- the hisB gene encoding imidazoleglycerol-phosphate dehydratase HisB, with protein MSDRTAAVTRETAETDIEVTLDIDGDGDSTVDTGIGFFDHMLDSFATHGLFDLTVHCDGDLEIDDHHTVEDVAIALGEAFEEALGEKRGIVRFADRKVPLDEAVASVVVDVSGRPYFGFDGEFSQGRVGEMTSHMAKHFGRSLATNAGLTLHCGVTGENAHHEIEALFKGLARALDDATRIDERRSDVASTKGEL; from the coding sequence ATGAGCGACCGCACGGCGGCCGTCACCCGCGAGACGGCCGAGACGGACATCGAGGTGACGCTGGACATCGACGGCGACGGCGACAGCACCGTCGACACCGGCATCGGCTTCTTCGACCACATGCTCGACTCCTTCGCCACGCACGGGCTGTTCGACCTGACCGTCCACTGTGACGGCGACTTGGAGATCGACGACCACCACACCGTCGAGGACGTGGCGATCGCGCTCGGCGAGGCCTTCGAGGAGGCGCTCGGCGAGAAGCGCGGCATCGTCCGCTTCGCCGACCGGAAGGTGCCGCTCGACGAGGCCGTCGCCAGCGTCGTCGTGGACGTCTCGGGCCGGCCGTACTTCGGCTTCGACGGCGAGTTCTCGCAGGGCCGCGTCGGCGAGATGACCAGCCACATGGCGAAGCACTTCGGGCGCTCGCTCGCCACGAACGCCGGGTTGACGCTGCACTGCGGCGTCACCGGCGAGAACGCTCACCACGAGATCGAGGCGCTGTTCAAGGGACTGGCGCGGGCGCTCGACGACGCGACGCGCATCGACGAGCGGCGGAGCGACGTCGCCAGCACGAAGGGCGAGCTGTAG
- the upp gene encoding uracil phosphoribosyltransferase, with protein MTIEQRGDASVVTHALAKDELSKLRDVETEQVAFRKGLVRLGRICGYEITDGRLETEYVEIQTPMTTTMGERVKGLDDVVIVNVLRAATPFVEGLLKAFPRARQGVISASRDESAGMNDDGEFPISVDYVKLPEIRPEDTVIVADPMLATGSTMTKVVEHITEESPDPEQFIVLSAVAAPPGIVRVSEAFPDVDLLTVAIDDELDEDGFIVPGLGDAGDRAFRTD; from the coding sequence ATGACAATCGAACAGCGCGGCGACGCCTCGGTCGTCACGCACGCGCTCGCGAAGGACGAACTCTCGAAGCTGCGGGACGTCGAGACAGAACAGGTCGCCTTCCGGAAGGGACTGGTCCGGCTGGGACGCATCTGCGGCTACGAGATAACCGACGGCCGCCTCGAGACCGAGTACGTCGAGATACAGACGCCGATGACGACGACGATGGGCGAGCGGGTGAAGGGTCTCGACGACGTGGTCATCGTCAACGTCCTGCGGGCGGCGACGCCGTTCGTCGAGGGCCTGTTGAAGGCGTTCCCGCGCGCCAGGCAGGGCGTCATCTCGGCGAGCAGGGACGAGTCGGCGGGGATGAACGACGACGGCGAGTTCCCCATCTCCGTCGACTACGTGAAGCTCCCGGAGATCCGGCCCGAGGACACGGTCATCGTCGCCGACCCGATGCTGGCGACGGGGTCGACGATGACGAAGGTCGTCGAGCACATCACCGAGGAGTCGCCGGACCCCGAGCAGTTCATCGTCCTCTCGGCCGTCGCCGCGCCGCCGGGCATCGTCCGCGTCTCCGAGGCGTTCCCGGACGTGGACCTCCTGACCGTCGCCATCGACGACGAACTCGACGAGGACGGCTTCATCGTTCCCGGACTGGGCGACGCCGGGGACCGGGCGTTCCGGACGGACTGA
- a CDS encoding amino acid-binding protein produces the protein MFDEIMRKFEDSPGQQAVIRLLLERGFSVNEEGRVVSGGIEIPNTGIAREVGVDRRVVNATTDAILEDEELRRIFRNISAVPSLLDLAPVLDLTAITVSVRAADEAGIVSAVTDAIADRDITIRQVLSEDPEFTDEPRLYVITDEELPGELINEIRNMPFVRTIELA, from the coding sequence ATGTTCGACGAGATCATGCGGAAGTTCGAGGACTCGCCGGGCCAGCAGGCGGTCATCCGCCTGCTGCTCGAACGCGGGTTCTCGGTCAACGAGGAGGGACGGGTTGTCTCCGGCGGCATCGAGATCCCGAACACGGGCATCGCCAGAGAGGTCGGCGTGGACCGCCGGGTCGTCAACGCGACGACGGACGCCATCCTCGAAGACGAGGAGTTGCGGCGCATCTTCCGGAACATCTCGGCGGTCCCCAGCCTCCTCGACCTCGCGCCGGTGCTCGACCTGACCGCCATCACCGTCTCGGTTCGGGCGGCCGACGAGGCGGGCATCGTCTCGGCGGTGACCGACGCCATCGCGGACCGCGACATCACCATCCGGCAGGTGCTGAGCGAGGACCCCGAGTTCACCGACGAGCCCCGGCTCTACGTCATCACCGACGAGGAACTGCCGGGCGAGCTGATAAACGAGATCCGGAACATGCCGTTCGTGCGGACCATCGAACTGGCTTGA
- a CDS encoding TRAP transporter permease, translating into MSSNTDDSTAQGTEDTVSDEEVDEVLQEIERKRALQGWAAVIVAVVGISFSLFQMWLAAKGFVLSIDVPAVGEVAFASLQLLQINAVHVAFGLVLAFLLYPSSTGDGPVSRRCILLADRLDDRFGADHPVTESTRAVGGALGWLFVDRDLQRVTPFDAVLIGISILSAAYFITDFQEIQRMRALGLEAGRPIQEVFTFLEPIAGLLGPLANTSYAFVLGVVGVLLVLEATRRSISLYLMIIVAAFVVYARYGYLIPQGAAYVGVLSIPPLDWTSIVQNLWYNTENGVFGIPVTVSVQFIYIFILFGAFLEMSGAGQWFIDLAYGATGTRRGGPAKASILASGFMGTISGSSIANTVTTGAFTIPLMKRSGYRPEFAGGVEASASSGGQILPPVMGAAAFLIVQYTATPFRDVIIAAAIPAIVFFFGVWVMVHFEATKEHIGGLDPSELVHIPTHLKSGWFYLVPIGLLLYYLIIERLSVARSAWFTLIAIGALIALVAAYSDETRGRLGAVFAALFAGRFLAQLFTGANILGALAGSGSGGQSVQAAFAATVGGLGGIAILAGVITLATRPYLDSPILNFDSAVDDAARTTADAIGESELARNGLYRLGVFFGKSMESGARTAVPVVIAVAAAGIIPGVISVSGLGPNLVALIRAVAGGSLVLLLLVTAVASIILGMGMPTTVTYIILVSLLAPALVQFGVPELAAHLFILYFGVIADITPPVAVAAYAASGVAKSDAFQTGIEAFSLSLNKAIVPFAFILSPGIVLLTRKENAAELPLGEQYRVVQLADFADPSFAVFEVLVPVACVFIGVVALAATVIGYVEAPVSRGQRAAFALSSLLLMAPGLAVSGTFDVLGFVGFGGAGEVTLVVDVALRAVGLALFVALLVENRRRREPVSETASSPEPA; encoded by the coding sequence ATGAGTTCCAACACCGACGATTCGACGGCGCAGGGCACCGAAGACACCGTCTCCGACGAGGAGGTAGACGAGGTCCTCCAGGAGATAGAGCGAAAGCGGGCGTTACAGGGGTGGGCGGCCGTGATCGTCGCGGTCGTCGGCATCTCCTTCTCGCTGTTCCAGATGTGGCTGGCGGCGAAGGGGTTCGTCCTCTCGATCGACGTGCCGGCCGTCGGCGAGGTGGCGTTCGCATCGCTCCAGTTGCTCCAGATAAACGCCGTCCACGTCGCCTTCGGGCTGGTGCTCGCGTTCCTGTTGTATCCCTCTAGCACCGGCGATGGCCCGGTTTCGCGGCGCTGTATTCTGCTGGCCGATCGGTTGGACGATCGATTCGGCGCGGACCACCCGGTCACGGAGAGCACGCGGGCCGTCGGCGGCGCGCTCGGGTGGCTGTTCGTCGACAGGGATCTACAACGGGTGACGCCCTTCGACGCGGTGTTGATCGGCATTTCGATACTGTCGGCGGCGTACTTCATCACCGACTTCCAGGAGATCCAGCGGATGCGCGCGCTCGGACTGGAGGCCGGGCGGCCGATTCAGGAGGTCTTCACGTTCCTCGAACCCATCGCGGGCCTGCTCGGCCCGCTCGCGAACACCTCCTACGCGTTCGTGCTGGGCGTCGTCGGCGTGTTGCTCGTCTTAGAGGCGACCCGACGGTCCATCAGCCTCTACCTGATGATCATCGTCGCCGCGTTCGTCGTCTACGCCCGCTACGGCTACCTCATCCCGCAGGGGGCCGCCTACGTCGGCGTCCTCTCCATCCCGCCGCTTGACTGGACCTCTATCGTCCAGAACCTCTGGTACAACACCGAGAACGGCGTCTTCGGCATCCCGGTGACGGTCTCCGTGCAGTTCATCTACATCTTCATCCTCTTCGGCGCGTTCCTGGAGATGTCCGGGGCCGGCCAGTGGTTCATCGACCTCGCCTACGGCGCGACGGGGACCCGCCGCGGCGGTCCGGCGAAGGCGTCCATCCTCGCCAGCGGGTTCATGGGGACCATCTCCGGCTCGTCGATCGCCAACACGGTGACGACGGGCGCGTTCACGATTCCGCTGATGAAACGGTCGGGCTACCGACCGGAGTTCGCCGGCGGCGTCGAGGCCTCGGCCTCCTCCGGCGGGCAGATTCTCCCGCCCGTGATGGGTGCGGCCGCGTTCCTCATCGTCCAGTACACGGCGACGCCGTTCCGCGACGTGATCATCGCCGCGGCCATTCCGGCTATCGTCTTCTTCTTCGGCGTCTGGGTGATGGTCCACTTCGAGGCGACCAAGGAGCACATCGGCGGTCTCGACCCCTCGGAACTGGTTCACATCCCGACCCACCTCAAGAGCGGGTGGTTCTACCTCGTCCCCATCGGACTCCTGCTGTACTACCTCATCATCGAACGGCTCTCGGTCGCGCGGTCGGCGTGGTTCACGCTCATCGCCATCGGCGCGCTCATCGCGCTCGTCGCGGCCTACAGCGACGAGACCCGGGGCCGGCTCGGTGCCGTCTTCGCCGCGCTGTTCGCCGGGCGGTTCCTCGCCCAGCTATTCACCGGCGCGAACATCCTCGGCGCGCTGGCCGGCAGCGGGTCCGGTGGACAGTCCGTGCAGGCGGCCTTCGCGGCCACCGTCGGCGGACTGGGCGGCATCGCCATCCTCGCCGGCGTCATCACCCTCGCCACGCGACCGTACCTCGACTCGCCCATCCTGAACTTCGACAGCGCGGTCGACGACGCCGCGCGGACGACGGCCGACGCCATCGGCGAGTCCGAGCTGGCGCGAAACGGGCTCTACCGCCTCGGCGTCTTCTTCGGCAAGTCCATGGAGAGCGGCGCGCGGACCGCCGTCCCGGTCGTCATCGCCGTCGCCGCCGCCGGCATCATCCCCGGCGTCATCAGCGTCTCCGGGCTCGGCCCGAACCTGGTGGCGCTCATCCGGGCCGTCGCCGGCGGGTCGCTGGTCCTGCTCCTGCTCGTGACCGCCGTCGCGTCCATCATCCTCGGGATGGGGATGCCGACCACGGTCACCTACATCATCCTCGTCTCCCTGCTCGCGCCGGCGCTGGTCCAGTTCGGCGTCCCGGAACTGGCCGCGCACTTGTTCATCCTCTACTTCGGCGTCATCGCCGACATCACGCCGCCGGTGGCGGTGGCCGCCTACGCGGCGTCGGGGGTGGCCAAGTCGGACGCCTTCCAGACGGGTATCGAGGCGTTCTCGCTGTCGCTGAACAAGGCCATCGTCCCGTTCGCGTTCATCCTCTCGCCCGGCATCGTCCTCCTGACCCGGAAGGAGAACGCCGCCGAGCTGCCGCTCGGCGAGCAGTACCGGGTCGTCCAACTCGCGGACTTCGCCGACCCCAGCTTCGCCGTCTTCGAGGTGCTCGTCCCCGTCGCCTGCGTGTTCATCGGCGTCGTGGCGCTGGCGGCGACGGTCATCGGCTACGTCGAAGCGCCCGTCTCGCGCGGGCAGCGGGCCGCCTTCGCGCTCAGCTCGCTCCTGCTCATGGCCCCCGGGCTCGCCGTCTCAGGCACCTTCGACGTGCTCGGGTTCGTCGGCTTCGGGGGGGCAGGCGAGGTGACGCTCGTCGTCGACGTCGCGCTCCGGGCGGTCGGGCTGGCGCTGTTCGTCGCGCTGCTGGTCGAGAACCGACGCCGCCGCGAACCGGTGTCCGAGACGGCCAGTAGCCCCGAACCTGCGTGA
- a CDS encoding IMPACT family protein, protein MAESYRTVAGRAEARFEVRGSEFIGYVAPVETVEAAEAFVAEIRDAHADATHNVPAYRVRASPFREYSNDDGEPSGSAGKPALNVLQQRDLENVAAVVTRYYGGTNLGVGGLARSYSRAIKEGVDAAGVVESVPHERFAVTVEYDDSGSVRGLLESAGVEFDADYAADVTFAVRVPESEGASLRDRIRSATSGRADIERG, encoded by the coding sequence GTGGCAGAGAGCTACAGGACCGTCGCGGGCCGCGCCGAGGCCCGCTTCGAGGTGCGGGGCTCGGAGTTCATCGGTTACGTCGCGCCCGTCGAGACGGTCGAGGCCGCCGAGGCGTTCGTCGCGGAGATTCGAGACGCGCACGCCGATGCGACCCACAACGTCCCGGCCTACCGCGTGCGGGCGTCGCCGTTCCGCGAGTACTCGAACGACGACGGCGAGCCGAGCGGGAGCGCGGGCAAACCGGCGCTGAACGTCCTCCAGCAGCGGGACCTGGAGAACGTCGCGGCGGTCGTCACGCGGTACTACGGCGGGACGAACCTCGGCGTCGGCGGGTTGGCCCGGTCGTACTCGCGGGCGATCAAGGAGGGCGTCGACGCCGCCGGCGTCGTCGAGTCGGTCCCCCACGAGCGCTTCGCGGTCACCGTCGAGTACGACGATTCGGGCAGCGTTCGAGGGCTGTTGGAGTCCGCTGGCGTCGAGTTCGACGCCGACTACGCGGCCGACGTGACGTTCGCGGTCAGGGTCCCCGAGAGCGAGGGCGCGTCGCTCCGGGACCGCATCCGGAGCGCGACCAGCGGTCGGGCGGACATCGAGCGAGGCTGA
- a CDS encoding MFS transporter, with product MGETAVAREGETTQESDAQRTSRRWWTVVAFAYMALEGAALQMRGAVVPALQETFTVPEWQLGLVAPAGTVSFLLVVMLVGAIGGRFDTRRLLLLAVVGTGIGVLVMGVAPSFLFFLAASFGRESFVGVGRGSARPLLSHLYPAQRGRLFGYYDMMWAVGATIGPLLVAAALVVGDWRLAYFALVVAFVPLLLLVRSLPTPSVGGGDDPLSLSAVRGLARRPEVVAMSAAVFLIAGFEGGIFTWLTTYAQGRLPGSVATASLSVLLGAYIPGRFLSGRLSERFGYVRLATGLVALTVPAFAYAFFVAEGYGLLVGFFAIGLGLSGLYPTMVAYGVESVPEYSTPINSTAAVTSSAGFAAVPAIMGFVISGADVLRAMRLLLLPLCVLLALLLVTWGVIGTASD from the coding sequence TGGAAGGGGCGGCGCTGCAGATGCGCGGCGCGGTCGTCCCCGCGCTTCAAGAGACCTTCACCGTCCCGGAGTGGCAGTTGGGACTCGTCGCGCCGGCCGGGACCGTCAGTTTCCTGCTGGTGGTGATGCTCGTCGGCGCTATCGGCGGCCGCTTCGACACGCGCCGCCTCCTCTTGCTGGCCGTCGTCGGGACCGGAATCGGCGTCCTCGTGATGGGGGTCGCCCCCTCCTTCCTGTTCTTCCTCGCGGCGTCGTTCGGCCGGGAGAGCTTCGTCGGCGTCGGCCGCGGGAGCGCCCGACCGCTGTTGAGCCACCTCTATCCCGCCCAGCGGGGCCGCCTCTTCGGCTACTACGACATGATGTGGGCGGTCGGTGCCACCATCGGCCCGCTCCTCGTCGCCGCCGCCCTCGTCGTCGGCGACTGGCGGCTGGCTTACTTCGCGCTCGTCGTCGCGTTCGTCCCCCTCCTCCTGTTGGTCCGCTCGCTCCCGACGCCGTCGGTCGGCGGCGGCGACGACCCGCTCAGCCTGTCGGCGGTCCGCGGATTGGCTCGCCGCCCGGAAGTGGTCGCGATGTCCGCCGCCGTCTTCCTCATCGCCGGCTTCGAGGGCGGTATCTTCACCTGGCTGACGACCTACGCGCAGGGCCGGCTCCCGGGATCGGTGGCGACGGCCTCGCTGTCCGTCTTACTCGGGGCGTACATCCCCGGTCGGTTCCTCTCCGGGCGGCTCTCCGAGCGCTTCGGCTACGTCCGCCTCGCGACTGGACTGGTCGCGCTGACGGTGCCCGCCTTCGCGTACGCGTTCTTCGTCGCCGAGGGGTACGGCCTCCTCGTCGGCTTCTTCGCCATCGGGCTCGGGCTCTCGGGCCTCTACCCGACGATGGTCGCCTACGGCGTCGAGAGCGTCCCGGAGTACAGCACCCCCATCAACTCGACGGCCGCCGTCACGTCCTCTGCCGGGTTCGCCGCCGTCCCGGCGATAATGGGATTCGTCATCAGCGGAGCCGACGTCCTCCGGGCGATGCGACTGCTCCTGCTCCCGCTCTGTGTCCTGCTGGCGCTGTTGCTCGTGACCTGGGGCGTCATCGGCACCGCGAGCGACTGA